Proteins encoded together in one Porites lutea chromosome 2, jaPorLute2.1, whole genome shotgun sequence window:
- the LOC140926760 gene encoding serotransferrin-like, protein MAAKRFFIFLALVAIQRAYSAPVSFKWCVTSLAERAKCQDFIKYVNETALNKSLDVSASCVEGSSYDDCAAKIKDNKADLVTLDGGHVYAAGKNNSLVPIVAEQYGNLKYGVKHYAVAVVKKSNTGFNLKSLKGKNSCHSGARTVEGWNVPIGYLLREKIIAPVRCDTEFHDFYSVANFFKWSCVPGLISYEIASEEVSDKLCGLCTISLDVCSASSSDNAFAGNDGALECMAAGQGDVAFVKHTTLREAADKNPKWNVSDYQHYQYLCKDGTREEIGQHENCFLGFDPAHAVVTRKNNEDIDDIVTILTTMGSIYGPKQTDWTKFQLFNSTKYGGVNLLFKDSSTALVSIPEDNRTYRGYLGDDYVKDTEALKTCETSTIKRPTPISFTTIKPQARMPSNGSSFSNAYYLINLFIFLFFKDL, encoded by the exons ATGGCAGCGAAAAGATTCTTTATTTTTCTGGCTTTGGTTGCGATCCAAAGAGCTTATTCAG CGCCAGTTAGTTTCAAATGGTGCGTAACGTCGTTGGCAGAGAGGGCAAAATGTCAAGATTTCATTAAGTACGTGAACGAAACTGCACTAAACAAAAGTTTGGATGTAAGTGCCAGCTGTGTTGAGGGAAGCTCATATGACGATTGTGCTGCTAAGATCAAAGATAATAAGGCTGATCTCGTGACACTGGACGGTGGACACGTGTACGCAGCAG GTAAGAACAACAGCCTTGTGCCCATTGTTGCTGAGCAATATGGAAATTTAAAATACGGAGTTAAACACTATGCAGTTGCTGTTGTGAAAAAGAGCAATACAGGCTTCAACCTTAAAAGTCTAAAGGGAAAAAACTCGTGCCATTCCGGAGCCCGGACAGTAGAAGGATGGAATGTTCCCATTGGATATCTGCTGCGTGAAAAGATAATAGCACCCGTAAGGTGTGATACAGAGTTCCACGACTTCTATTCAGTTGCTAATTTCTTTAAATGGAGCTGCGTACCAG GGTTAATTTCATACGAAATTGCGTCTGAGGAAGTGTCCGACAAACTTTGTGGACTCTGTACCATTTCTCTCGACGTATGTTCGGCCTCGAGCTCTGACAATGCATTCGCTGGCAACGATGGAGCATTAGAATGCATGGCAGCCGGCCAGGGGGACGTAGCGTTCGTCAAACACACAACTCTACGGGAGGCAGCTGATAAAAACCCTAAATGGAACGTGTCGGACTACCAGCACTACCAATACTTATGCAAAGACGGGACCAGAGAAG AGATTGGCCAGCACGAGAACTGCTTTCTTGGGTTTGACCCGGCGCATGCAGTGgtgacaagaaaaaacaacGAGGACATCGATGACATTGTCACCATTTTGACCACCATGGGCAGCATTTATGGCCCCAAGCAGACCGACTGGACAAAATTCCAGCTATTTAACTCCACTAAGTACGGCGGTGTCAATTTGCTGTTCAAAGATTCCTCCACCGCTCTAGTGAGCATCCCTGAAGACAATAGGACCTACCGAGGCTATCTGGGAGATGACTATGTCAAAGACACCGAGGCACTGAAGACATGTGAGACGAGCACTATAAAGAGACCAACACCCATTTCATTTACAACCATCAAACCCCAGGCTCGCATGCCCAGTAACGGTTCTAGTTTTAGCAATGCTTACTATCTTATAAACctctttatatttcttttctttaaggATTTATGA
- the LOC140928061 gene encoding melanotransferrin-like — protein MAAKVLFIFLALLTIQSVNSASSINFRWCAKSTEMGKCQEFIKYVSKTATKKGIPVTDLSCVNGSTSDICMTFIKDDKADLVTLDGGRVYEAGKNDGLVPIVSEKYGKYGVKYYGVAIVKKINTGFNLEGLKGKKSCHTGARRTAGWNVPIGYLLRKKIIPPVKCDTEFHDFYSASKFFLESCVPGVKSYNVPAEVSEKLCAICNGTGSDKCSRDVSKNGYVGYHGSFMCMAEGKGDVSFAKHTTVEEVLSKYPGKYGVTSDYEYLCKDGTRKDIGKHEECFLGFNAAHAVVTREGNKDIDNIVTILTAMSSMYGPSQTDWTKFQLFNSTKYGGANLLFKDSTTELVSISKDKRTYQGFLTDDYVKDLQALKSCDDASSTKPPISVSTKPIISVSTKTTPYAVIVLLVAMVAVMSL, from the exons CGTCGTCAATCAACTTCAGATGGTGTGCGAAGTCCACGGAGATGGGCAAATGTCAAGAATTCATCAAGTACGTGAGCAAAACTGCTACAAAAAAAGGTATACCAGTGACTGACTTGAGTTGTGTTAATGGAAGCACATCCGACATTTGTATGACGTTCATCAAAGACGATAAGGCTGACCTCGTGACACTGGACGGTGGACGTGTTTATGAAGCAG GCAAGAATGATGGTCTTGTGCCCATTGTCTCTGAGAAATATGGAAAATACGGAGTGAAGTACTACGGAGTTGCCATCGTGAAAAAGATCAATACAGGCTTCAACCTTGAAGGTCTGAAGGGAAAAAAGTCATGTCATACCGGAGCTCGAAGAACAGCAGGCTGGAATGTTCCCATTGGGTACCTGCTacgcaaaaaaattattccacCAGTGAAATGTGATACAGAATTCCACGACTTTTATTCAGCTTCTAAATTTTTCCTTGAGAGCTGTGTACCAG GTGTGAAATCATATAATGTACCTGCTGAAGTTTCCGAGAAACTTTGCGCCATTTGCAACGGTACCGGGTCTGACAAATGTTCCAGGGACGTGAGCAAAAATGGGTACGTTGGTTACCATGGCTCATTTATGTGCATGGCAGAAGGCAAGGGCGATGTATCGTTTGCTAAACACACAACTGTCGAAGAAGTGCTCTCGAAATACCCGGGAAAATATGGAGTAACGTCAGATTACGAATACCTCTGTAAAGATGGAACAAGAAAAG ACATTGGAAAACATGAAGAGTGCTTCCTCGGGTTTAACGCTGCACATGCTGTGGTAACAAGAGAAGGTAACAAGGACATCGATAACATTGTCACCATTTTGACAGCCATGAGCAGCATGTATGGCCCCAGCCAGACTGACTGGACAAAATTTCAACTATTTAACTCCACAAAATACGGCGGCGCCAATTTGCTGTTCAAAGATTCCACCACCGAGTTGGTAAGCATCTCAAAAGACAAAAGGACCTACCAAGGGTTTCTGACTGACGATTACGTCAAAGACCTTCAGGCACTGAAGTCATGTGACGATGCGAGCTCCACCAAACCACCAATATCAGTCTCCACCAAACCAATAATATCAGTCTCCACCAAGACCACGCCCTACGCAGTGATTGTGCTGCTTGTAGCTATGGTTGCCGTGATGTCACTGTAA